gaaaagaaaatcattGTACATTTCGATAGACGATAGACCGTAAAATATCTTGAATATTAGGTCCTTTTAAAGATTCATCTCAGATGCTCATTAGTTTCATATTAAAATCAGAAATATTGAACAATACAGTATAACTCTACGTGGGACTTAGGAAGTAGAGCAGCTATAATCCAAAATGCTAGCAAGAAAAACTGCAAGATCAGAGATTCAAATTTCAAACCTCCACCAATGATGAACCCGCTTGAACCATCTCGACGAGATTCATTTTCTGTTAAGCGGGTTCAACTTAATTTATTGTAGCTTAATTAGTTTCGTAGaaaattaaatttcaaacaaAATTAGTATATTTTTGACAAAGAGGGTTCAACTGAACCAACTTCGCCAATGTGGGTCCGCCCCTGCCCACACGTATACCAATACTCTTGTTCCCAATGATTTTGAATAAACAAAGCTTTACAGCTCACAGCAACAGCTACTGGATTTATATGCATGTGTGTAAGAATTAACAGATATTTCTACTTGGCATCTTCTTATGCTTAGTATATTTCCTTTGACTGACTTGGATTAACACGAGGCCTACCACTGTTAAAGTCAAAGTTGAAATTGATATAACAAAGCCTCTTCTCAAGGAAGTGTTGATTGATATTCTTAATGAAGCAGGTCAAAAGGAGACAATAGTTCAGAAGGTGGAATATGAAACCATTCCAGAATACTGTAACCATTACAAGATGCAGGGACACAGTGATTTTAAGTGTGATATATTGCATCCTGAATTAAGACAATATactgaaaaaaatagaaaaaaggcTAATATAAATTTTGCTACTAATAACACTTCTATTATGCTACAAGTGGAGAAAATATTGGTAAGTTAATAGTGGGTAGTAAGGCAGAACGCAGTGAAATTAACAAGGAGCAAGATGCCTCGACTATGGAGGTGGAGATCAGAGATGAAGAAGGATGGACCACTGTAGGAAAAACAATGGGAGGAAGAAGGGCagaaatagcaacaacaatctTCTTCCTTCACAGGAGCTAGCAGAAATTCAAAATCCTCCAAAAAAAATACATAAAGGGTCATCTGAAAATAATGTTACTATTCCAGAATCCCAAGGGAAAGTACAAATTTCGACTACTGATATAAGCCCCCAGGCACTTACGGAAGAAGAAATGAGCTCGAATAATCAAATAAAATGCACTTCTACTAGGAAGGTCAGAAGGCAAAGGAAGTCCTCCTTTGAGAAAGTGGTTCCTCCTTGTGAGAAAAAGAAGTAGTTTGGAAGTGGAAAGTGCAAGAGTAAAATCAATCCCAACGTTGAAGAAACATGAAATGTTGAAACATACCAGCTTTTCAAGACGAGTGAATGGTTCAAAAGACTTGCCTATACAAGCTTTCTCCATGATTGCGAGGCCTCCAGAAGATCCGGATGGGAACCAAGGTGTAGCTAATAACATGGAAGGTTACAATTCGATTGTTCTCACCAGTGATTCCTCTAGAATTAGAGTTGAGGAGCAATGTAAGTTTAATGATGTAAATATTAAGAATGCCCTTATTAAGTATGGATCATAGCTTGATGACAATGAAGTGGATGAATACTTCCACTTTGAATCTGAATCAGAAGAAGAGGTGGAAGAAACTCAGCTCCAAAAGATGCAAGCTTCATTATATGAAAATGAAGTCGATGTCATAGTCAAAATCTTCATGGAAGTAGATCCTCGAGCTAACTTGAATTTAACTCAAGAGCATAACAGGATTACTGAGGTCAACAATCTATCTCCCAGGGGTCTAGAAAGAGGGAAGATTGGTTGGTCCAACTCTCAAAAGACTAACTCTATCAAAACTCAAAATATAGTTCCCTGTACAAAAGTTTCCAATGATTGACACTCTTTCGTGGAATATAAAGAGTATTAGAACTCAAAGTGCCTTTGAGCGACTCAAAACTCTAAAAGACCAATATAAAATCTCCCTCATTTGCCTGCAAGAACCTAAAGTGAGAGTGGGTTATATGAACTATTGCATGAGATAACTCAATATGAATGGATGCTACTCAAATGTTAACAAAAAAATTTGGGTTTTCTGGTCGAGTGATTTTATTGTTAATATTGTCAAAGATACTGATCAACTAGTGACTTGCAAAATATCTTATATTTGTACAAATACTCAATTCCACTATTCCTTTGTTTATGCTAAATGTGGGACAAATTTGAGGAAGGATCTTTGGACTGACCTGCTCAATCTATCCAACACTCTTACAAGTCATTGGGCTATGATGAGTTATTTTAATGTTATCACAGCTCCCGAGAAAAAAATAGGAGGCAATTCTTATAGGATCGACAAGATTTTTGACTTCCTAGAGTGCCTTAGGGAATGTGGTATGCAGGATGCAGGGTATCTTGGCAATGTGATTACATGGTGTAATAATAGGGGAGCTCCTGATACTATATGGAAGAGACTAGATAGGATGGTGTATAACTCATAATGGTATGAATTTTATGGTAGGACTAATGTTACCCACCTTGCTAATGCATGTTCTAATCATGTGCCACTTCTTATCCAATTCAACTCTATTGAAGAGGTTAATGTAAGGTACTttaaatttctcaatttttggacGGATCGTGAGGATTTCTCTTATGTCATCAAAAGTGTATGGGAAGAGGATATCCAAGGTAATCCTCTCTAGTCCTTACACCAGAAGCCTAAAAAGACTGCCTTCATATTCAGTTCCTGGTCAAAAGAAGCTTATGGAGACATTCATGAAGAACCTAGAAAACTCGAGCGAGAAATTTCTAACCTTGAATTGGTTCTGATGCATGATAACAGCGAGAGCAATAGAACCAAGTTGTACAAATCAAAGGCTAAATATATTAGATATCTCCAAATTCAGGATTCTATGTTGAGACGGAAAGCTAGAGTTAAATGGCTCTCTAAAGGTGATTCTAATACTTCTTACTTTCACAGTGTGATCAAGGATAAAAGAAGGAAACTGGGCATCAACAAGATTCAGAATGAATATTTCCAATGGGTGGAAGGAACTAAACAAGTCTTTGAAGCTGCATCAAGATATTTTTAGGAAAAGTTTAGTCAGAAACTTGAGTATAATGACTACTCTGAATTGAATATTATTGACCCAGTTGTTTCAGAGGATATTAATAAAACATTGATTGCTTTTCCCACTGAGTAAGAGTTGAAAACATGTGTTTTCTCTATGGACTCAGATAGTTCTCCTGGCCCTGATGGATTCACTGCTAAATTCTTCCAATCTTGTTGGTCTATTGTTGCCCCGGATATTATCCAGTTTTTAAATCTATTTTTTGTGGTGCTAATATTCCTAAGTGGTTTACTCATACTTGCATAGTTATGCTTCCTAAAGTCCCTTCTCCCCAGCATTTTAATGATATTAGACTTATTAGTCTTTGCAATGTGATAAGTAAGATTTTTGTTAAACTCCTTAATTTTAGACTAAGTTTCATTTTACCCAACTTGATAAGTTGTAATCAAAGTGGTTTTGTAAAGGGCAGATCTATCCGTGAAAATATCTTACTCGCCCAGAAAATCATTCAAGATATAGGGAAGCCAAATGAGGAAGGAAATGTTACTTTAAAATTAGATATGGCCAAGGCATATGATAGGGTGTCATGGCCATATCTTTGTATCTTTATGAGAAAACTTGGATTCTGTGAAATTTGGATTGACATAATCTTTAGACACATTTTCAGTAATTGGTATTCTCTTATTGTCAATAATACTAGACAAACCTTCTTCAAGTATGAAAGAGGGTTAAGACAAGGAGACCCTATCTCCCCTTCTCGTTTTGTTATTTGTGCtgaatttctttaaaaaatattaaatcataTAACTACTCTTGAAGAGTTCAAAAGCTTTCACATGAACAGAAATGGTCCTTTAATAAATCATCTTGCCTTTGCTGATGATGTCATTCTTTTTTCTACAGGTTGCAGGAACTCTTTGATGATGTTGATGGAAGAATTATCAGTGTATGAAAAGGTCTCAGGACAACTAGTCAACAAGTCTAAGTCTTGCTTTATTCTAGTCAGTAATGCACATGTGGAGGAAATTTCAAGGGTGGAAAATATTACTGAGATGGAACACAAAAGTCTTCCTATCAAATACCTGGGTTTCCCTTAGTATGTTGGAAGGAAGAAGATTTCTATTTTCTCTAAGATTATCACCAGGATCCTGAATAAGATCTCACGGTGGCATTCCAAGTTTCTGTCCTCTGGGGGTAGAGCGGCGTTAATCAGACATGCCATATTAGCATTGCCTACACATCTACTAGCTGTTATTCATCCTCCAAAAGGTGTTCTCAACCAAATAGAGAGGATGCTTACCGGGTGTTTTTGGGGAGGGTCGGCTAAGAAGAAAAGACATCACTGGCTTCCTGGGATAACCTGTGTTTTCCATATGAGGAAGGGAGTGCCAATTTCAGGAAACTTAATGAAATCTGCAATGCATTCACTGCAAAGCAGTGGTGGAACTTTAGAACTGGTCAATAATTATGGAAGAGGTTGCTAATGGCCAAATATTGTCAGAAAGCTAATCCACTTATAAAACAATGGTACTCTGGGCAGTCCCAATCAtggaatgaaatgtgcaaaattaAAAAGCTTGTGGATAAGCAAATTCT
This region of Nicotiana tomentosiformis chromosome 4, ASM39032v3, whole genome shotgun sequence genomic DNA includes:
- the LOC138909387 gene encoding uncharacterized protein; the encoded protein is MDSDSSPGPDGFTAKFFQSCCRNSLMMLMEELSVYEKYVGRKKISIFSKIITRILNKISRWHSKFLSSGGRAALIRHAILALPTHLLAVIHPPKGVLNQIERMLTGCFWGGSAKKKRHHWLPGITCVFHMRKGVPISGNLMKSAMHSLQSSGGTLELSQSWNEMCKIKKLVDKQILWKIGCGKIWRARCSAKYDSIRTNVRRTVSLIAFSMPQLAGLQFQQIQLGPNFEEISHLLRSTIHFDKSIIVKWIKPKSSYVKLNSDGSCKEGKCGAGGVIRDKEGFLVFAYSLVLVSGISNWAEAAALHYGIK